aaaTCAAATCGGTTGTCGAAGAACTTCCCAGCTAACCTACTTTATTTACCATGGGATGCTAAATCCAAGTCAGAACATCTCAGAAATGAGGAGGTAGCCCTACATGAAAGTTCCAAGCAAAGATAATTGTTTCCACAAAATCTTAAAACTTGGATTGTTTTAATAAACAATTGTTACTATTAATTTTTTCACCATAAATTCACTTATAAACTTCACCAGTATTAACTAAAGCCATCCTCACCTCCTGTGTATACCACCCAGAGCCGCCTCCAGGGCTGGgtagatacaaaaataaaagtggcCACATACTGAGTGTTGATGATGTGCTCATTAAAtgagctcatttaatcttcacagcagccctatAAGGGGACTATTTTATTATCCctttttataggtgaggaaacgcATGGGACGGTTCAGTAACACCCAGGGTTGCACAAATAGAAAATGGCAATCACTATACTAGACTGCCATTCAGACTCAAGCGACatttgttgagttttgttttttttttttttttttttttgagatggagtcttgcgctgtcacccaggctggagtgtagtggcacgatcttgactcactgcaacctccgccccctggactcaagccattctcctgcctcagcctcctgagtagcggggattacagatgcgcgccatcacactcggctaattcttgtatttttagtagagactgggtttcaccatgttggccaggctggtctcaaactcctgatcttgggtgattcggccttctaaagtgctaggattacaagcgtaagccaccgcgccccgcctaatttttttggttttccagtaaGCACTGTGGTGTATGTGCTGTTAACTGTCTCTGGTGGACTCCACAAGCTTAACGTACACAGTGCTGGGCTGGTGCCATGGCTGCTTCTCTATGAAGTTTTTGACATCACACCGAATGGCTGAGACACTAGGAACATTTTACTTTTCAACTCAACGTGGTGTCCTAGCAAAGGTGCTTGTTTAGTTTCTGTAGCTGTTTGAATGAAAGGCGCAAATTTGGTGAGCTGCTGAGAATGGAGCAGACCTGGCACTGGTTGTGATCTAAGAGACTGGGGTGAAGAGATGAGTCAAGTTGCCTGTGACATTTGTGACACATGGTGCTCGGATTCACCTTACTGTCTGGAGGGCCCAACCTCAAAGCCACTAAACATATGACATTAGCCAAGTCCTCTGATCTCTAGACAGCAGTTTTCTCCTAAGACAAGATGGCTTTTTGGTCATTGGCTGAAGTAAGCCAGGTGATTTTAAACAATGCATTAAGCTCTTCTGAAATCTAACAGCCTTGTTCCAAGCTCCTCGCTATGGAGAAGAGAGCGCTGAGGGAAAGAGGCCCTGTAGTCTTGCCAGTGGTGTCGGATGGGCTACTCAGTCCCAGCACTTGAAAGTTGCaaacctaggccgggcgcggtggctcaaacctgtaatcccagcactttgggaggccgagacgggcggatcacgaggtcaggggatcgagaccatcctggctaacacggtgaaaccccgtctctactaaaaaatacaaaaaaaaaaaaaaaaaaaaaaaaagccgggcgcggtggtgggcgccttgtaggcccagctactcgggaggctgaggcaggagaatggcatgaacccgggaggcagagcttgcagtgagctgagatccggccactgcactccagcctgggtgacagagcaagactccgtctcaaaaaaaaaaaaaaaaaaaaaagttgcaaaccTAGTCAAGAAAGTGCACACAGTACTTCACCTTTTTATGAGATATAATTACATTGACATGACGCCTTATGATTTACCCATGACTCGGGGGGTTTCCAAAATCCAAACGCCTCCAGACTGGGGCCCGTTAATCAGCTTCCTCTTGCTTTTCGTGGACTCCCAAACTGTGGAAACCTGCTGGTGTTTTGCTGCGGTTTCATTTCCCTCTGCGGAGGAGCCAGGGCAACCTCGGCCAGGCAGGCACCCAGCTGCGCCCTTCTTTCCAGGGCCCTCTTCACTCAGCTGACTCTCCTGGCCTGCCTAACGCTCCTGGCTGAGACGGTTTCCCGGCTTCCTCTAACAGGTTGGCGAGAAGTTGATCTGCAAACGCAAGGCAGAGCAGGAGTGTCCTTATTCGGTAGGCCTCTGATGGGCCACCAGGTCCGTCCGAAAGCCCTAGCCGAGTGATTGACAGTGGCCATTTCAAAGCCTGATTTCACTTTCTTTGCAACCACAATCACAACCCAGAATAAACTGCTTCCTGGAAGCCGGTTAGTTGCACCTTGCCTGAAGTCAGTCTCCGGACTGCCTCTCAGGACCCCCGCCAGGGTTTCGGGTTCCCGCCTGGGTCACGTGTACGGAGGCTGCCAGTGCGCACTCAGCCCGGTCCGCTGGTCGCCAGAGCAACACCAATCCCGGGTTCACGCCCGCCTCGGAAGTGCGGTCCCCGCCCGGCAGCCCCGGGCTTAAGGGAGCCTGCGGCCAGAGGGGTCCCGTAGCTTAGGGCCGGCCATGCTTCGCGGCTCGTGGCGCCAGCTTTGGCTCTTTCTCCTgttgctgctgcagctgctgctgctcccCGGCGCGCCTGAGCCCCGCGGCACCTCCAGGCCGTGGGAGGGAACCGACGAGCCGGGCTCGGCCTGGGCCTGGCCGGGCTTCCAGCGCCTGCAGGAGCAGCTCAGGGCGGCCGGCGCCCTCTCCAAGCGGTACTGGACGCTCTTCAGCTGCCAGGTGTGGCCCGACGACTGTGACGAGGACGAGGAGGCAGCCGCGAGGCCCCTGGGTAAGACCTCGTCCCCGCGGCCCGCCGTTCGCTGCGGAGCGGAGTGCGATCCGGCCGCGGCTGTGGTCGCCTTGCTCTTGCCCTGGGCGACGTCAGGGCCCGCAGTCCTGCGCCGCTCAGCCGCCGGTACCGGCTGTGGGCGGGGGCAGCCTCCGCGGAGCAGGGAGCCCCATCACCGCCCCGGCCCCACTCGCATCCCCGGTGCCGCCCCCTGGGGCCTGGCTGCCCGTCCCCTGCCGCCCCTGATTGCCGGGCTTTCCAGACTCGCTCGCACCGCCTGTGCCGTCTGCCAGCCCACCCTGGCGTTATTCGAAGGTGCTGCTCTTGACAGCTCTAGGGAACGTCCGCTGTGGACACGCCTGGTGACTGCCGTCTCCCTTGCTGCTTTGGACGCAGGGCTTGAGGACCGACAGTGGGCCGAGCTGGGGCTGGGTGTTGGAATCTGAGTTCTGGGTGTCGCTCTGTCTCTGACAAATTGTGTGGCAACGTTGCCGCATCACTGTCGAGCGCCGGATGGTCTCTTCTCGGTCTCACAGCTCTTCCTTTTCCAGGCTGGCGCCTTCCCCTGTTGGGCCAGCGGTACctggatctcctgaccacgtggtACTGCAGCTTCCAAGACTGCTGCCCCAGTGGGGATTGCAGGATCTCCAACAACTTTACAGGTTGGACCCCGCATGGCTTCAAGGGACTAGGGATctgtggggagggaggcagtCCAGGGGAAATGGTTAGATGCAAGGGACCTTTCGTCATCCTGTCCAACTTCCCCACAAGCAGGAACTACCACAGTCTGAGGTTTTGAAGGACTACCAAATGCTTGAGTCAGGGAAGCCCCTTTTTAGCTTCTAGCTTAATAGCCCAGGCAAACTGAGCTGTTTCGTGGATCTTGAGGATCCATGGGAATGCCATGAACACATCACACTcagctgagctgggaggagggaACAGGCCCATCATTACCACCGTGTGTCCCCTGTCTAAACAGGTTTTCCTCTGCTCATTTGTCACCTACCCCCACGATGTCCTCCTGCATCCCTGAGAGCGTTTCCAAGGAGAAAAGaatatctaatatctattatacataccaggcactgtgctaagagtTTCAAAGGGATTAACTCATAATCCAACATCTCCTTTGATCTCTAGAAGAGTCAGGCCCAGAGCACCTTGTTTCATTCTAAACAGAAACAGGGACCTCTCAGAGGGGCTGGAACTATCCAGTGAGAGAACTGATCAGAAATTCTGGGTTGTGATTAaaagtgtcctttttttttttttgagacagagtcttgctttgcacccacactggagtgcagtggtgcgatctcagctcactgcaccctctgcctcccaggttcaagcaattttcctgcctcagcctcccaagtagctgggattacaggtgcccaccaccacatccagctaatttctgtatttttagtagagacgtggtttcaccatgttggccaggctggtcttgaacccctgaccttgtgatctgcccgcctcagcctcccaaagtgctgggattacaggtgtgagccactgcacccggcaaccAGTATTGTCTAATTAGTTTGGGTGACTTGATTTGCATATTGCAGTTGATTTGCATTTTCACTCTCACAAGGTCATCTTTGGCCCCATGTTCTGAAACCTATTCAGACATTTGCAAATGTCTCTTTTCCCCAGGAGCAACTTCTTACCCAGAGTTCTGATCCCAGTTCCTTCAGTCTTCATAAATGAGGCCCACCTTAGATATTTAGGTCATTTAGTTGGCCAAAATGCCAATAACACAGTGTTTTTAGGGACACAGTCTGGCTCAGGACAGAAGATAGGAGTACGTACAGGTAAGGAAGTCTGAATCTGGATCACTGCTGACTTGGATAAGACCCTAGGTGGCAATTAGCGAGTTACTTTCTGCCCTCAACATGCCTGTTTGACAAGGGCCTGGATATCCAAATTGTTGTGGCTGGGGAATCAGAGACCCCTCCACTGCATTCCTAGTCTTGCCTCTTCTTTGCTGCAGAATCCTTCCCAAGTgtctgtttcctcagctgtattttatttatttattttgagaccaagtcggtctctgtcacccaggctggagtgcggtggcgagatctcagctcactgcaacctccgcctcccaggttcaagcgattctcttccctcagcctcccaagtagctgggattataggcgcatgccaccatgctcggctcatttttgtatttttagtagagatggggttttgccacattgaccaggctgatctcgaactcctgacctcaggtgatccacccagcttggcctcccaaagtgttgggattacaggcatgagtcacctcgcccagccagtttcctcaactttaaatgggaataataatgcctGCCTTGCGGAATTGTGAAGACTAAACGTAAAACACTTAGCCCAGTTCTgaatacagagaaaaaagcagcaaatgttaattttcttctatGTCACTACTACTTTTGGAGCAATGTGTGATACCCTCAATGTTTTATCATagaccttgacctcccaaggctCCAGAATACACGCTCTGGGCTGGCTTGAGGTGTTCAGCCAATTGATCCTGGATTTGGAGTGCTCACCCACAGCTGGCAGCACACCCTCCCTGTCTCTACTGTGGCTCCCGGTAGCCGCATCTCCAAATCCTACAACCTCATGTCTGAGAGGAAGTTAGGCCTAGCAGAGGGCTTTGCACACTGGAGCTGCTCTCAACAAGCATTGGCTGAATTGAATGAGAATGAATAAAATCAAGCTTCTGCATGAAACAGGGAGCCCTGAAACCAAGGGATGGGAGCAGCCTCAGGACACAGGGGACAGGGTTCCTCCCTAGACAGGTCTGTGCCAACTGTTCTGGGTATCTGCAGGATCTTCAGGAAGGGCGATTCCTCTGTCTCCTTAAGTCCCATCTTTATTTCCCAAACTCTTCAAAAAGTAGTccttgaggccgggcacggtggctcacgcctgtaatcccagcactttgggaggccgaggcgggcagatcacgaggtcaggagttccagaccagcctagccaacacggtgaaccccatctctactaaaaatacaaaagttagctgggcatggtggtgggcacctgtaatcccagccattcaggagactgaggcagaagaatcactagaaccagggaggcggaggttgcagtgagccgagatggcaccactgcactctagcctgggtgacagagcaagacttcatctcaaaaaagaaaaaaaaggaaagaaagtagtCCTTGTATCCCTTCTGCTACGACGTCTGCCTTCTGGCTGCTTATTATAAGGCCAAACAGGAGGAGTAACTGATCCCAACCGAGAGAGATTCAGAATTGCTTGGTTTCTGGGCTGTTGGCTGCTCTGGTGGATGCGCCTGTGTGTGCCTTTTGCTGTGACTGCCTCTTTCTTGTCCTTAGGCTTAGAGTGGGACCTGAACGTGCGGCTGCATGGTCAGCATTTGGTCCGGCAGCTGGTCCTAAGAACAGTGAGGGGCTACTTAGAGACGCCCCAGCCAGACAAGGCCCTTGCTCTGTCATTCCACGGCTGGTCTGGCACAGGCAAGAACTTCGTGGCACGGATGCTGGTGGAGAACCTGTATCGGGATGGGCTGATGAGTGACTGTGTCAGGATGTTCATCGCCACGTTCCACTTTCCTCACCGCAAATATGTGGACCTGTACAAGGTGAGGCCGACCAGGGCTGGGGTGAGGCCTCTGTGCTGGGAGGAAGACCCTTCTGCCAGCCCTTCCTTGCAAGGAAGTGGGCTCTGGAGAAGCCTGGGGAGGTGGGGACAGGTGGCAGAACCTGGGACAGAGCCACTCACTCGGTCCACTCCTCACAGAGGCCCTGAGCATCTGGCGGAGACTGGTGTTCCAAACACCCCCCACTGCTCTGTCCTCCGAATAGCCACACTCGAGAGGCTGGACGCTGCACTTAAGCAGGGACGCTGCATGTTGATTTTTGTTGTAGAAGTATTGAAATGTCACAGGCAGTGTAgaacagagaaaaagcaaaaactatcAGACTGTCCACATGGGCACACCCTTGTCAACTAAGGAGAGTTAGCATTTTATGTGCTGCCTTTGGTGCGGAACGTTTCCCCAGGCTCTTTGTCATTGTAACTACATTGGACAGAGAGTGGCATatcctgcttttttaaaaaataggcctATTGGCCGggcggagtggctcacgcctgtaatcctaacactttgggaggctgaggtgggcagatcacaaggtcagaagattgagaccatcctggctaacacggtgaaaccctgtctctactaaaaatacaaaaaattagccgggtgtggtggcgagcagctggggaggctgaggccaggagaatggcgtgaacttgggaggcggagcttacagtgagccgagatcgcgccactgcacgacagagtgagactccgtctcaaaaaaaaaacaggcctaTCCTATCCTATATGATTTTCCACGTCTTCCCGTATCGGCTTATTATCAGCAAGTGGATGGACAGAAATTTCCTTGGCTGTTCTGCCAGTTTGGGTTTCTTCTACTAATTTCAGTAGTACTGAAAACATACCAGAAGAGCCTGACAGAAATGACTGCACCTgtctttggctttctgttctAATATCTGGAATGTGTTCACCTGGGAAGATTATGTCAGTGTCTGAGGACAGAGACTGCCCACGTCTCCTGGCAGTTTCCATATGGCTTTGGAGGGCAGGGGCAGGCTGAGCTGGCCTTTCCAGGAAGAACTATTTGGCTTAGACTGTGGCAAAACTGCTGCAGTCCCCAGCTTCCCTGCTCTGAAAACTGGCATGTGCACAACCTACACCTCGCACTTTCCCCCACACAGGTGCACCCGGTAGACGGGGAGTGTGGGCTCTGGGGTGGGAGCTGGGCCTGAATAATATATTCCCTGCCCATTTTGATGAACATTGCAAAGAACCATCTTTTCACTTGAGGGTTTACTGTCTTGCGTGGGATGAAGAACCCTCCACAGCCCCTTGCAGGAGCAAAGTCGGATGTTGGTTGGGCCCAGTCAGTCCTTCAGCAGGCTTCCTCCCGAGATCTCGGCCCAGCCAGGGTGCCAGTGGGCGCTGTGCACCCGGGAGTTCAGGGCAGGGGACTGTGACTGCCTCTAAACACACGAGCCTCTCCTTGCCCATCACCCCTGTGTTAAAGCCCAACTCCTACCCACCCCCGGGAATAGACCCCGAGCTTAAACAGGGAAGTTGCGcctggatttttttgttgtagAAGTAATGAAATTTTGCAGGCAGTGTGGACATTATTAGCTCCAGGATGGGACCTAGTCCTGGAGAGGAGAGAGCAGGGCTGGAGCAGGGGCCCCTTCTCAAGGGCAGAAGGGCTTCTCCCCACTCCTTTCTAGGCTCTCTCCTAGTCCCCAGGGCTGGCTTCACCTTGTTTAGCTTGCAACCCTCAGGGTGCTTGAGAATCACCTGAGAGCTGGTCAGATGCAAATGTCCTAGGCCCTCCCCCAGAGCTTGGATTTGATAGGTTCGAGGGGGTGAAACCCAGCCCCAAGGAGTCCATTGCACATGCCCAGGGGAAACCACGCCCTCAAGGCCAGTGGTGGAAGGAGTCGCCAGTTCCCAGCTGCTCCCTATATCCCATGCAGGAGCAGCTGATGGGCCAGATCCAGGAGACGCAGCAGCTCTGCCACCAGACCCTATTCGTCTTCGATGAGGCCGAGAAGCTACACCCAGGGCTGCTGGAGGTCCTTGGGCCACACTTAGAACGCCGGGCCCCTGAGGGCCACAGGGCCAAGTTTGCATGGActatctttctgtttctcaggtGGGTTCTGGGGAACAGTAGTcaggagggctgggggaggggaagatAACTAGCTGGCAGTGGAGGCTTCCACGCACCCCCAGGTTCAGAACCTTTTCCTCAAGAAACAGCAGCACAAACTCTGGTACAGAAAGCAGCAgctagctgtggtggctcacgcctgtaatcccagcactttgggaggccaaggtggccgggatcccttgagtccaggagttcaagaccagcctgggcaacatagcgaaaccccatctctacaaaaagtacaaaaattagctgggcgtggtgatgtgtggtcccagctactcgggaggctgaggtgggagaatcgcttgaacccaggaggtggggggtgcagtgagctgagatcaggccactgctctccaatctgggtgacagattttttgaaacaaattccCAAGGCAAGCCTGGTTAGAGAATGGCATAGTCTCCCATCAGGTCCAACACGGCCATTTCTTCCTCCAGCCTTGGAAGGTCTATTTCTGCTCCGATCATGAGAAGTCATCACTGGCTTAAAATCCAGGGCCTACGGGTTGAGAAGCCCAGGCTTCCTCTGAGTACCTGTAGTTCAGCTGTGACACTGCCACGCAGGACCCAGTCACTGAATCACGGCACTGCGGTTCCTGTGCTTTTGTTGACATGTCTTTGCGGGAAGACAACTTAGAAATAACTTGTCCAACCTCATCTTTTTGCAGAGGCTCCAACTGGGAGAGTCCTGCATCTCTTACAAGTTGAGTTTGGGTCCTTGTTGACCCAATTCGAAGGCTTCACAATAGCTCGAGCCTCAGTAGGAGTCAAACCAAGTGCTCCCTTCCCAACTCCACTCCGGCCTCGCCTTCCCCAGGCCAGCACTTGCTTGCTGGGGGGTTTTCCCAAGCTGCAGGGTGCACTTTGTGAGGATGGGGAAGTTGGTGGGGAGATGCTGATTTTCATCCTAGCTTGGGGAGTGTGGAGGGGTGAAGGGGTGAGCTATGGAGGGCAGATCTTGTGTCAGTGTGGATTCACAAGAACTGAaacgggccaggtgcggtggctcacgcctgtaatcccagcactttgggaggctgaggcgggtggatcacctgaggtcaggagttcgacaccagcctgtctctactaaaaatacaaaattagctgggtatagtggcaggtgcctgtaatcccagctactagggaggctgaggcaggagaatcacttgaacctgagaggcagaggttgcagtgagctgagactatgccattgcactctaacctgggcaacaagagagagagactgtctcaaaaaaaaaaaaaagtgaaacaggtTTAAACCATTGCTGGCTTGGGATTTCTGTGTGGTGGCGAGCAGCTCTTCCTGGTCTGTAGGTGAAGCTGTAGAGACTTAGAATGCATTGCGAAGTGGGAGGGGAGCGGGGTGCCTAGGGTGACTTTTAAGAGAGAGATCTCTTGCACGATTTGAGTGCCCAGAACCAGGAGGTGAAGACAGTACATTCTTCTAATTAGTTTTTATCCCCACGTTCTGTACTGTTTATTTCCCACCTTCGGAGGCAGCCAGGCTCACCTCTCCTCCTGTTATAGGGAGTCAGGTGGAGGCTGCAACATACATATGAGCCCAGAGGAGTCACCTGGGTGCTCTGTGGTTTCTCCCCTTGAGCCCTGGGTTGGGGAGTCCAGGGGACGCTCTGAACTACCGATGCGGAAGCCAGTCCTTCCCACGGCACGGAGTGAAGCATGGTGACCCAGCCTAGGGCCTCCCTTTCGCTTCCACAGGATCTCTCTTGCACTGAgtgtcttcctcctccctttccccgTCAGCGGTCTCCAGGCTTCAGGTGGTGCCAGTCACACAGACTCTCCCACCCACTTCTCAGCTTGGAAAACCTCACCTGGGCCATGATTGCCTAATGCGACCCGGTGACCTTGCAGTCTCGAGGCAAACGTTAGCCTTTGTAGTATTTTGGCTGTCGACCCGACGGCAGCACCCTCGGGCCCCTCACCAGCCGCCTGGCCTTTCTCCCAGTGACCCAGCCTTGGTGGACCGTCCGAGGCCACGTGATTGTGGGCAGCATGGGGCGGGGCCTGCAGGAAAGCCGCCTGCCACTACTCCTCCATGCCACAGCAGGGTGGGGAAGTCTCCCAGGAGCCTTTGAGCTCCAGGGAAGAGAATGCGTAACTGACAAGGATGTAAAGGACAGATTAAAAAGATGTGGCCTTGGGTTCTAGTGGCTCTGGTGTGGGCCTGTGCCCAGCCCTTACGAGCCAGAGGTCCCCCCTCCAGCCGAGGGCTGGGCTGACAGTCTGTCCCCAGGCTGTGCAGGGCGGCAGCCTCTCAACCTCAGAGGTTCTCAGGCAGTCCGGCGATGGCTGGGAGGAGACACTGTGTTGATATTGGAGTCTCTGGATTTGATCTCTATAATGAGCTTCAATTAATCATCCCTTGTAATAAGGATTCTAGGGCATGAGAGGAAAGCACAACCGATTCAAACTGCTAGAGTGACCAAGTCACACTGTAGGAAGAGCAGCAGTTTAGTTCTGAAAT
This Rhinopithecus roxellana isolate Shanxi Qingling chromosome 8, ASM756505v1, whole genome shotgun sequence DNA region includes the following protein-coding sequences:
- the TOR3A gene encoding torsin-3A isoform X1 gives rise to the protein MLRGSWRQLWLFLLLLLQLLLLPGAPEPRGTSRPWEGTDEPGSAWAWPGFQRLQEQLRAAGALSKRYWTLFSCQVWPDDCDEDEEAAARPLGWRLPLLGQRYLDLLTTWYCSFQDCCPSGDCRISNNFTGLEWDLNVRLHGQHLVRQLVLRTVRGYLETPQPDKALALSFHGWSGTGKNFVARMLVENLYRDGLMSDCVRMFIATFHFPHRKYVDLYKEQLMGQIQETQQLCHQTLFVFDEAEKLHPGLLEVLGPHLERRAPEGHRAKFAWTIFLFLSNLRGDIINEVVLKLLKAGWSREEITMEHLEPHLQAEIVETTDNGFGHSRLVKENLIDYFIPFLPLEYRHVRLCARDAFLSQELLYTEETLDEIAQMMVVFISNHQMAPPGPANQFCGPHLGTDSAEENSFDSP
- the TOR3A gene encoding torsin-3A isoform X2 produces the protein MLRGSWRQLWLFLLLLLQLLLLPGAPEPRGTSRPWEGTDEPGSAWAWPGFQRLQEQLRAAGALSKRYWTLFSCQVWPDDCDEDEEAAARPLGWRLPLLGQRYLDLLTTWYCSFQDCCPSGDCRISNNFTGLEWDLNVRLHGQHLVRQLVLRTVRGYLETPQPDKALALSFHGWSGTGKNFVARMLVENLYRDGLMSDCVRMFIATFHFPHRKYVDLYKEQLMGQIQETQQLCHQTLFVFDEAEKLHPGLLEVLGPHLERRAPEGHRAKFAWTIFLFLSNLRGDIINEVVLKLLKAGWSREEITMEHLEPHLQAEIVETTDNGFGHSRLVKENLIDYFIPFLPLEYRHVRLCARDAFLSQELLYTEETLDEIAQMMVYVPKEEQLFSSQGCKSISQRINYFLS